Part of the Triticum aestivum cultivar Chinese Spring chromosome 4D, IWGSC CS RefSeq v2.1, whole genome shotgun sequence genome is shown below.
CTGAATATGCATGCAACAACGTAACAATCGCAAACCAAAGAAAACTGAGAAAAGCACTTGCCAAACAACTCGGCAGTTTTATGAAAACTGAGAAAAACTATGATTTTTAGAAACTGAAGTATTTATTGCCCATGTATTGAAATACTTAGGTTTTGGAATACCATAGTTTCGAAAAAACGTTGTTGCCAAACTAGGCCTAACTGAAAGCAAAACCCATAAAGGGTTGCCATGACAGCCAAAAACGCTGCCATGACAGGCCTATTTTCCTGCAATGCGAGCGACGGGGTTTAACGGGGTTTAACAGCAAGAATATCTGACATGAGTACAttggttgtaataacatcttatattataggAGTATTTCACACTGCCTGAGTACATTGGttataataacatcttatattataggAGTATTTCACACTGCGGTGCCATAAGTTTATTCGCACTCCTACCATTTTACACAACCGGGAGACATCGGAACTATCCATGATCTATTTATCAGGCATGAATGACTTTAATGTTCCCAACATACATACAAGCATGTTGTACCTATTTTTTCTTCCTGCCAAACATGTTATAATTTGGCGTTAATCCGATGCAATGCTAACTTAGCCAAGTCCTTCCGCAAGATCTTGCCCGCAGCATTTTTCGGTATGGAATCCACAAGGAAAACACGGTGTATTCGCTTATAGTGCACGACCTGCGGTGCACGACAGTCATTAGGCTCGGCTATGTCTACACATTGTATAGAGCGAAGTAGCTGTGTCAAATACCTAGTTCATACCTGTTTAGCGACAAAGTCTTTGATGTGTGCCTCATGCAAGTTGCTTCCGGAGCGTCCTACGACAAATGCCACCGGCAACTCGCCAGTCTGATCGTCTGTGTATCTGTGTGATAAACAGTTAACATGTGCTCCTCATGATGGTTGATATGCAGGGAAGATGTGGAACACATATGTTACTCCATGTTATGGTGCATACTTACCCAACAACTGCGGCTTCGTCGATACCTGGGTGCGTTTGAAGCAGGTCCTCCAGTTCTGTAGGAGCAACCTGCATTAGACAAAGGTAGAGTCTACATCCATTCCAGATCCTGAGGTGGTTATCAGCAATTTTGAAGTAATAGTAGGTACTACCTGGTAGCCTTTGTACTTAATTATCTCTTTCAGCCGATCAACCACAGAGAGGAATCCATCTTTGTCGATGAGACAAACATCCCCGGTTCTCAACCACCCTTCAGAATCCAAGATCTCAGAGGTGGATTCCTTGTCACCAAGGTAACCTATACCAATGTTTAACAATACATGGAGTGCTTGTCAGTGAAAAATTTCATATACACTATTATGTGATAGTAACAGAAACCTAACATCTGACAAATCTGCTAAATGCGCCATTAACAAAAAGAAGATGCAGACCTGGCAGAAAGCAATATCCATCAAGACTAGTAACAGATTAGGGTGTGATGTTGACTTGCTAGCTTATCATGTAAAATGCAAATTGTCTTCGTCTGTTAATGTCTGCTATGTTTCTTACACAGAAGGCATGGCTAGCAATTTTATGTAGCTCGAATGGCAGTCATCAACAGTTACACCCGTTCAATGCTTGCCTTCTTTGTTTGCCTGACATATCATGCTTTCACCAAGACAACAAATGAACCACAAAGAAGTTTGTCCCCTCTCCCACTGTAAATCAACAATTCACAGTATATACCGCGGATACCAATGGAAGCTATCAAAACAACATTGCAGCAAAGCAGCATGATTGCTCATATGAACCAAATGGATTGCTGCCCTAATGCTTTCTACATGATAATGGCATAACATGATCGTTATTTTTCAGCTGAGGCAGGTTTGACTGGTTGTACCTTCCATTACAAAAGGTCCTCGGACCCAAAGCTCGCCTGGCACACCGGGAGGCAGAGCATCCCCTGTTCCAGGATCAATAATCTTCGCCTCAGCGCCCGGTGAGAGACGCCCAACTGATCCAATTCGTCGACTTTCTTCTACTCCAATGGAACGGCAAAAACCAGCTGTAGTCTCGGTCAGTCCATATCCCTTTTGCAAGTGCAAGTTAACTCATCAGTAGCCATAATCAACAATACAAATTTGTTAGTATCAAAGATAACCGTAAGGCGCAGTGGAATCATTGGAACACTACAGGCttcaattcttcttcttcttttgagaATCTTATAAAACAATTTTTGGGAATCTTATAAAACAATGGAATCATTGGAACAATATACAAGCAAAAATGCCAACCTGTGAAACAAAGACGTGGGGAAATTTATGCGAGAACCGCCGTATAAGCTCTGGTGAGAGGGCTGCGCCGCCGCAGAGCACCACCTGCAGCGTTGCTGCGCTGGCAGCCACACTCTTGTCGTCCTCAGCTGCTCGCACAATCGCCAACAGCGCCGGCGGCGCAAGGGCTAGCCGCGTCACCCGGAACCTCCCCACCGCTGCCAGCACCGCCCTGGTGTCAAACCTCCTCGCCGTGTGCAACACAAGTGTTTGCGCCGCCATTACAGGCCTGAGGCAGAACACGAATCCGTAGACGTGGAAGAGCGGCACGGTCAGCATCAGAACCTCGTCTGGCGGCGCCGGACCAGGCAAGACGCGTGTCGTCATGAGGTTGCGGTGCGTCAGCACCACCGCTTTGGCgctcccggtggtgccggaggaGTACAGTATCGCCGCCGGATCAGACTGGTAAATCACAGCGGCGTCCATGGCCAAGGCATCGCCGGGTCCGTGCAAGAACGAGAGGAATCTCGGCGAGTCGAGGAGGACGGCGCTGAGCCCGGGTGGGAGCTTGCCGGCCGCGCTCGAGACGGCGAAGGCGACGGAGGGTTTCGAGAGCGCGGCAAGGTGGGCCAGTTCCCCTGTGGTTAGGGCCGGATTGGCGGGGGAGACGACGGCGCCGACGGCCATGAGCGCGAAGTAGAGCACGGGGATGTGGAGGCTGGGGGGCGCGAGGACGAAGGCCACGTCGCCGCGGGAGATGTGGAGCTGGGCGCGGAGGGCCGTGGCGAGGGCGCGGACCTGCCCGAGGAAGGCCGGGAAGGGGACGGCCTCGCCGGTGGCGGCATCGAGGAAGGCGGCGTGGGCGGGGagcggggaggggaggagggagaaggcgaAGGCCGGGAAGGAGAGCGGCGGGGATGGGGGCGGCAGCGGGATGGGCGCGCGGAGGCTGTGGAAGGTCCTCGTGACGGCGCAGTAGCCGCTCTGGGGGTCGACGGCGGCAGCGGACGGCATTATCACTGGCTCCACAATTAGCTTGGGTGGCAGCAGTGGGATGGGACACGACACAACAGTGAGTGAGTGTGAGCGAGGATCTCCACGCTAACAACGAAACTGCTCTTCTTGAGTGTGAGCGAGTACTTTTATCAGGAGGTAACATCATCGGAAGTTACAGGACTTGCGTTTGATATTTAGTTTGGTGCTAAAACTTTAAAAATATAAATTTATGATCATTTAATTTACATTCTCGTGTAAATACAGTGCTTCCGCTCTTATAGAGCCGTGTGGGCTGCTCACATGACATGCTAGCCTGCCGGAGGCCCACCTGTCAATGGCTAGGTGTGCACAAGTGTTGGGTGACCTTAGCATGCGGATTTTTTTAGGAAACTCTCTTGAAATTTATTTAATTACCCGCGAAAGGCCTCAAATATAATTAAAAATGATGAGTCAGATGAGGTTCGAACCCTTTCTCGCGAAGAAAAAGAGATGAGGTTTATATTAGACGCATATCCATCCCACCAGCGCCTGTGGACAATAAACATGCACAACTAAACTTTCTTTTATTAGACGAAACTGCCTGTCGAGTTTGTGTCCGTCAATCAGATAAAGAGACTTATATTGTCTAATGGGTAATTTAGGGGTGGGGCCACCAGTCAGTAGGATACTAACAACGTGTTAGGCTAACCAGGTAATTAGGCTAATTTACGCAGGGCCCATCTGTCAATGGGTCAAGCATAAGTTCGTAACCCGGGCGCATGGATAATTTTGCAGAAAAAAAATGGAGTGACGTAATCAATCTGTAGATCTTGAACATGGAAGCATGGGAGATATCCACTACACCAAGTACCTGTTAGTGCATATAAAAAGAAATACTGAGTTTTATATTTTGGCCACGACAATTACTTGTATTGATTATTTTTTCTCCTAGACCAAATTTTTTATAACTtaataattttttttgttaaacaaaatatatttacccgcaaaaaaataaTTATATCAGACATTAAAATATTGGAATTCAAAATTCATTTTGAAATTTAGGCAAAAAAACTGGAATTTCTGAGATATTTTTAAACCTGGATTTTTCCGGCCCCTtccaaaaaaaggaattaaaaaatgtCGCTTGTGAAAAGGTTTTGTACGTTGTGGGTTAAGCATTATATATTTCGATGCATTTTTTTCATTTGAACTCATTTGAATTTTTTGGTTAAAAAAGCTAAGATTTTTTCTGAAACCCGGGGAAAAAGGACTAAAAGGACCTACTTCCATTATAAAATTGATTGACAGTATCTATGTACATGCACAAACATGTCGTTGATGCAGTGGTAGCTAGTGCGCTCGTTCTATATGAGGTCCGGAGTTTGAATTCCCACGCCCCCTTTTTATTCTCATTTCTCTATATTAAATATAGAGTTAGCGGTGCAAGTTCTGTGACTCCAGGTGATATTACCTCTTTTATTAAGCCATCATGGCCTACTCCAGATGCAGGGTGGCTTTGATATTAATTTTGGTTTGTTTGGTTACCCGCACGCTCGGATGCCTGGCTCTCGAGGAATGTCCGTTCCCTGTGAGGCATGCCCAAGTAAGCGCATAGAGGGCACGTGGTTGCACATGCGAGGATAAGTAGGAGATGACGTGTTGTTTTCAGAAAGTGCATCATAAATCCCTTTATTGCTCACTCTCCCATGTCTTCACTGTCACTCATTCTCATCGGCAGCGCGACAAGCATCATCGTCGGGAAGATTTGAAAGGCGATGGGAAAGTCTGGACGGCAACCACCAGTGATGACCATCTGAACGCGCTTCATCACCATGACGTCAATGGTGGCAAGTCGTGAACCCAGCGGATCTGTAGGAGACGCATTTAGGATTTGGGTGTCGATTTAGGGTTTGATTTAGGACTACATTTGGGTGTCGACTTAGGGTTTATTTGGGAGAAGATAAGTGTGATTTGGGTGATGACTGGTTTCATTTTGTGTTATTGTGTTGAGAGCTAATGTGCAGTCCATGTATTAGGGTGACCGTTGGTAAACATTGTAGTTTTATCCTTGTACTAGCTCTCCCTTTCTACATGACAACATGCAGTAATGATCATTCGAGCTTTAGCCATATGTAATTTGCTAGAATGTGGTAGTGTGTTGAGGATATGTTCTTCTTTGATGTGCTCCACCGACAAGTTGGTCCACGACAATGCTGCTCAAGGAAGATGCTCCAAGGATGCATGGGAAGGCAGGGCCTCCAAGAGGTGAGGGTGAGGCAGGGGAAGGTTCACCACTTCCATGAGAAAGTATTCCTAACCCACTTCTACAAGTTTCTCTTAGCACCTCATTGGATTTACTTCCCATACCCGATGCCTTCTGTTGACACATGTCAACCATCCCAATATATATCATTCTGAAGACGAATGCCAGATGCAAGTTGCAGGTCAGTCTCTGGGATTTCAATGGGAGGGGTGTTGCCATACATCAAGGGTGGTCATGGTTTGTCATTGCTCACTAGCTACATATCGGCTACTTCTTAACATTCAAGGTCCTGGCCAAGGATGCTTTCAAGGTCATCTTCTTCTTCGCCCATTCAAGCATAGAAGTGGTTATCAAGTGTCGCCAACACGAGCCAACCATTATCATGGCCGGTGAGTGAGGGCTTTGTCGTCTTTCTTTGTTAGTGTGTGGGTCCTGAACTTGTATGAATGTGTTTAATGTGTATGACTGTGTGTGCCagtgttatgtgtctgcttgttcaATGTGGTTTAATCTTTGTTGTTTATTGTTGTTGCCACTATATTATGCCTTTGATAGTGTATGTTGGTAACGTCACAACTCGAAGAAGAGGTTACCACACCTCACATCTTTCGTGTAACCAAACACCTGCACATTGCATCTGGGGAGCCCAGACTTGCAACCAAACGATGTGCTTGTGTTTTCTGCTCTCATGCAGCTTTGGGCTTTGTGGGTCACCAAATAAAGCGCAAAGCATGGTTCTGAGGCTGTATTAACCCAGCCAGGCTCTACCGGGCTACTCATCCAAAGGGATAAAAATCAATGCGAGCAACTAAAGACACCCTTAGTGTCATGATAAATTATCTATAATACCCATCTGAGGATGGCAAATGCGTCAGAGATCCGATTGGTGCACACGAGGATGATTTACCTAGGTCCAGGCCCTCaaatcgaggtaataccctacttcttgcttgtcTACATTCCTATTCTAGCCTCATATGAGAACTATTGTTTTGTGTTTACtactgagtaaataggcaattttttgACTAAATTAATCCAAGACTAAATCATGAGCATGACGTAAACAGAACTAAACACATGATGATATTTGACCATATTAGCACGTACTAGACagatagtagaaacatctacgcagATCACTAGCACGGCTAAAACAGTAATGAACAGGAGAGGGATAAACAAGGTacatgatgcggcttgaactacgtcggtattaccccaaagaggaagggatgatgtagcacagctatggtaggtatttccctctgtgatgagaccaaggttatcgaaccagtaggagaaccacgcaacactatataaacggtacatgcacacaaagaacaaacacATGCAACCTGACGCGTaagaggtgttgtcaatccctcccgggtaaaaaatagataaaattatagtagattggataaatagatcttgctggaacgcgagataaaataaataacaaaaactgcagcaaggtatttttgggtttttagaataatagatctgaaaataaaagcgaataaaaatagatctcgaaggcaaatatgataaagaatagacccgggggccgtagatttcactagtggcttctctcgtgaaaaatagcatacagtggataaacaaattactgttgggcaattgatagaagttcaaataattatgacgatatccaggcaatgatcattatataggcatcatgtccaagattagtagaccgactcctgcctacatctactactattactccacacatcaaccgctatccagcatgcatctagtgtattaagttcatggagaatcggagtaatgcaataagaatgatgacatgatgtagacaagatctattcatgtaggaatagaccccgtcttgttatccttaataacaatgatacatacgtgtcatttccccttctgtcactgggattgagcaccgtaagaccgaacccatcacaaagcacctcttcccatggcaagaaaaatcgatctagttggcctaactaaaccaaagattcgaataacaaatacgaggctataagtaatcatgcatataagagatcaaaactcaaataactttcatggataaaatagatctgatcataaactcaaagttcatcggatcccaacaaacacactgaaaaaagagttacatcaaatagatctccaagagaccattgtattgataatcaaaacagagagaggaagccatctagctactaactacagacccgaaggtctacaatgaactactcacgcatcatccgagaggcaccaatgaggatgatgaaccactCTGTGATAGTGTCTAGATTAGatatggtgtttctggaacttgcggcggctggaattgtgtttcatcgactcccctagggttttttcattttcggggcatttctagagaaaagaggtggtgcgggaggcggccgatgtgggcacaacccaccagggcgtgcctgggcccccaagtgcgcccaggtgggttgtgtgatacgtctccaacgtatctataatttatgaagtattcatgctgttatatcatctatcttggatgtttaatgggcttttataagtggttttatatgatttttgggactaacctattaacctagagcccagtgccagtttctgttttctccttgtttttgagttttacagaaaaggaatatcaaacggagtccaattgacgagccaatttttgacgattttttatggaccaaaagaagaccccggagtaaaagagttgggccaggagagtcccggggtgcccacgagggtggggggcgcgcccacccccccagaccgacgccaaaaattcctataaatacagaaacgtcggaaaattaacctagatcggaagttccgccgccgcaagcctctgtagccacgagaaatcaatctaggccctctccggcaccctgccggagggggccatcatcaccggtggacatggaggagtatcccggaggggccatcatcaccatgaaggccaaggaccagaggttggaggccatggaggaggaagcacaagggggagaacctctcctcctctctcttggtggcaccagagtgccatcgggagcggaatcatcaccacggtgatcgtcttcatcaacatcaccatcatcatcaccatcctcatctcttttacgcggtccactctcctgcaccccgctgtaatccctacttgaacatggtgctttatgccacatattatgatccaatgatgtgttgccatcctatgatgttttgagtagatatcttttgtctttgggttgattgatgatctagattggtatgagttgtatgttttactttgatgctgtcctatggtgccctccatgtcgcacaagcatgaggggttcccactgtagggtgttgcaatacgttcatgattcgcttatagtgggttggtgagtgactgaaacacaaacccgagtaagagggattgttgcgtatgggaataaagaggacttgatgctttaatgctatggttgggtttcaccttaatgatctttagtagttgcggatgcttgctagagttccaatcataagtgcatatgatccaagtagagaaagtatgttagcttatgcctctccctcatatgaaactgcaatagtgattaccggtcttgttaacaagtgcctaggacaattccgcacaccgacccaccattattccacactcgctaattataatatttagtaatatatt
Proteins encoded:
- the LOC123096111 gene encoding 4-coumarate--CoA ligase-like 7, with translation MPSAAAVDPQSGYCAVTRTFHSLRAPIPLPPPSPPLSFPAFAFSLLPSPLPAHAAFLDAATGEAVPFPAFLGQVRALATALRAQLHISRGDVAFVLAPPSLHIPVLYFALMAVGAVVSPANPALTTGELAHLAALSKPSVAFAVSSAAGKLPPGLSAVLLDSPRFLSFLHGPGDALAMDAAVIYQSDPAAILYSSGTTGSAKAVVLTHRNLMTTRVLPGPAPPDEVLMLTVPLFHVYGFVFCLRPVMAAQTLVLHTARRFDTRAVLAAVGRFRVTRLALAPPALLAIVRAAEDDKSVAASAATLQVVLCGGAALSPELIRRFSHKFPHVFVSQGYGLTETTAGFCRSIGVEESRRIGSVGRLSPGAEAKIIDPGTGDALPPGVPGELWVRGPFVMEGYLGDKESTSEILDSEGWLRTGDVCLIDKDGFLSVVDRLKEIIKYKGYQVAPTELEDLLQTHPGIDEAAVVGYTDDQTGELPVAFVVGRSGSNLHEAHIKDFVAKQVVHYKRIHRVFLVDSIPKNAAGKILRKDLAKLALHRINAKL